Proteins found in one Nostoc sp. NIES-3756 genomic segment:
- a CDS encoding LabA-like NYN domain-containing protein — MINPSYTKGKNSYQYQAEEPNLSAKIQIKNGNKNEVSRQRETRNDVSMTNDSNRGRVAIFIDGGNLFNAALQLGIEIDYLKLLCRLTAGSRLLRAFFYTGVDMSRPTPTRQRSNEKQQGFLFWMRRNGYRVVTKELQATDNTKKPNLNVEIAVDMITLAPYFDTAVLVSGDGDLTYAVNAVTSTGVRVEVVSLRTMTNDCLIDVADCFIDLDSIKQYIQKDSHLGYGYRTLSNSNL; from the coding sequence ATGATCAACCCTAGTTATACGAAAGGAAAAAATTCATATCAGTACCAAGCGGAAGAACCGAATTTATCGGCAAAAATACAAATAAAAAATGGTAACAAAAATGAAGTTTCTAGGCAGCGAGAAACTAGAAATGATGTATCTATGACCAATGACTCAAATCGTGGTCGAGTCGCTATTTTTATTGATGGAGGTAATCTATTTAATGCCGCTTTACAACTCGGTATTGAAATCGATTATCTCAAATTACTTTGTCGCTTAACTGCGGGTTCTAGGTTATTACGAGCATTTTTCTACACAGGGGTTGATATGTCTCGACCAACTCCTACACGTCAACGCAGCAATGAGAAACAGCAGGGTTTTCTGTTTTGGATGCGTCGTAACGGTTATCGTGTTGTTACTAAAGAACTCCAAGCTACAGATAACACCAAAAAACCCAATTTGAACGTAGAAATTGCGGTAGATATGATTACCCTAGCGCCTTACTTCGACACAGCTGTCTTAGTTAGTGGTGATGGAGATTTAACTTATGCAGTCAATGCAGTTACTAGCACAGGTGTTCGTGTAGAAGTCGTCAGTCTAAGAACAATGACTAACGACTGTTTAATTGATGTTGCTGACTGTTTTATTGACCTTGATAGCATTAAACAATATATCCAAAAAGATTCACATCTAGGATATGGCTATCGGACGCTATCTAATTCTAATCTTTAG